A genomic stretch from Helianthus annuus cultivar XRQ/B chromosome 1, HanXRQr2.0-SUNRISE, whole genome shotgun sequence includes:
- the LOC110915089 gene encoding uncharacterized protein LOC110915089 yields the protein MPPWWSVPTPQPVYTQTPPTAEPVYDRGNTVRPRVFPIGSSNPIVGTAPGMGAPPAQPINVEEDELTRPYKPIGATFRSKFTRRIAEAPIKEKPKMPQTVGKYDGLADPDDHLNLFKSAGEVACWSMPLWCKMFVQTLVGAARVWWDSLPTGEIDSFEDLESKFILQFSQQRRHTKDRNELLDIRRRDNETVEKFIIGFNKESLAIPGMTNDLACGAFLQGVNDDELLRTLHGRDGVPPTIDEILRIAKVYVIQEKVVAASHAANRKKEALKNQEEKDHRGSKGKSRGDRYQRNDKDTREGCHINPPKPLKDKPNKDTSKYCEYHKGSGHDTNDCFQLKKQIEYFVKAGKLAHLVRDIKQGPPVVKEESDKAAGKRPRELNMVHAYMGRGAKRSFSTLEPWMLATMTIEPRMEDLHLTTDALIISAAVGDYHMRRILVDTGSSEDIIYEHCFNRMQPEDRKLLESVHAPIKGFTGEKVDPIGQITFPVTFGQSPKERTILLTLLVVRAESYHNVIIGRFTLGKLDAIVSTARGFLKFPTPRGIATVFLDKIGEVLST from the exons ATGCCGCCTTGGTGGAGTGTCCCAACGCCACAACCGGTTTATACCCAGACTCCGCCTACGGCTGAGCCTGTGTACGACAGGGGAAACACGGTCAGGCCCCGGGTGTTTCCAATAGGAAGCTCCAACCCTATAGTGGGAACTGCCCCGGGTATGGGCGCCCCACCAGCACAGCCTATAAATGTGGAAGAAGACGAACTTACCAGACCGTACAAGCCGATAGGCGCGACGTTCCGGTCTAAATTCACTCGAAGAATCGCCGAGGCTCCTATCAAGGAAAAACCCAAGATGCCCCAAACGGTTGGCAAGTATGATGGCCTCGCCGACCCGGATGATCATCTCAACTTATTCAAGAGCGCCGGCGAAGTAGCCTGTTGGTCCATGCCCTTATGGTGCAAAATGTTCGTACAAACGCTAGTGGGCGCGGCCCGAGTTTGGTGGGATAGCCTGCCTACAGGCGAAATAGACAGCTTTGAAGATTTAGAATCAAAATTTATCTTACAGTTTAGCCAGCAGCGCAGACACACGAAAGATAGAAACGAGCTCCTCGACATCCGTCGGCGAGATAATGAGACGGTAGAAAAATTTATCATCGGATTTAACAAGGAAAGCCTGGCGATCCCGGGCATGACAAATGATCTGGCATGTGGAGCTTTCCTTCAGGGGGTCAATGATGACGAGTTACTGAGAACGCTACATGGAAGGGATGGTGTACCCCCAACAATCGATGAAATACTTCGAATAGCCAAAGTATACGTCATACAAGAGAAGGTAGTGGCAGCTAGCCATGCAGCCAATAGGAAAAAAGAAGCCCTAAAGAACCAGGAGGAAAAAGATCACCGGGGATCTAAAGGCAAAAGTAGGGGAGACCGATACCAGAGAAACGACAAAGACACGCG tgagggttgtcacattaacCCACCAAAACCACTGAAAGATAAACCTAACAAAGATACGAGTaaatactgtgagtaccacaaagGGAGCGGGCATGACACCAACGATTGTTTTCAGCTCAAGAAACAGATCGAATATTTTGTAAAGGCGGGCAAATTGGCACACCTAGTAAGAGATATCAAGCAAGGCCCGCCTGTTGTCAAGGAAGAAAGTGACAAGGCGGCAGGCAAGAGGCCGCGTGAATTGAATATGGTACACGCGTATATGGGAAGGGGGGCAAAACGGAGTTTCTCCACGCTCGAACCCTGGATGTTGGCAACGATGACCATAGAACCTCGTATGGAGGACTTGCACCTCACTACAGATGCCCTGATCATATCCGCGGCAGTAGGAGACTACCACATGAGGCGAATCCTGGTCGACACCGGGAGCTCGGAAGACATTATCTATGAGCATTGCTTCAACAGAATGCAACCAGAAGATAGAAAGTTGCTTGAATCAGTACACGCCCCCATCAAAGGGTTCACAGGGGAAAAGGTTGACCCTATCGGTCAGATCACTTTCCCGGTAACTTTTGGGCAGTCACCTAAAGAAAGAACCATACTCCTGACCTTGCTTGTAGTCCGCGCTGAGTCATACCACAACGTGATAATCGGAAGATTCACCCTGGGAAAATTGGACGCCATAGTCTCCACGGCAAGAGGTTTCTTGAAGTTTCCTACACCGCGAGGTATTGCTACTGTGTTTCTTGACAAGATTGGAGAAGTACTGAGTACCTAA